Below is a window of Geomonas oryzisoli DNA.
TCCACCGGGCCGCCAGCAGCCTGTTCTCGTCCCAGACGGCGCGGTCGTTCCTGACGTCGGTGAAGTAGGCGATGAACTCCGGCCTGATGGGGCTCACCTTCCCCCGCCGGTTCAACCCCAGCGGAGGGGCATCCTGCTGCCGCAGGTAGGCGCTCTTCAGGTACTCCTCGGCAACCTGGTCCCTGCGCAGCCCGTAGCGCTCCTGCGAGGGGCTGTTGGTGAAGCGCAGGAAAAAGGTGCCGTATTCCTGTGCGGCCCAGGCCGAGTGACAGGCCCAGCATTCCATTTTTTCCAGGTGCGCCGCGATGCGATGTTCCGGCACGCTTTGCTTCGGCTCGTGGCAGTCCCGGCATCCCTTCGCCGCCTTGCGCCCGGCGGCGAGGCTCGCCATGGAGTGGCAGTCGCCGCAGGCAAGTCCGGCCTCGGCGTGCAGGTCCGGGGTCATCTTGAGGTACGCCTCGCCGTACGCCACCTCGCCGCGCTGGTAGCGCATGCTGTCCTCGCGCGGGGCCATGCCGTAGTAATCGGTCCCGACGAAGTACCCCTTATGGCAGACGAAGCAGTCGCGGTCGCGCGGCTTGGCGATCTCGTGCCCCTTGCCGGCATGACAGTCGGTGCACCCCTTGAGGTGGCAGGCGCCGCAGTTCTTGCCGAAGAAGCGTGCATCGACCCGGCCGTAGCTCACCGCCACGAAGTCGAGCTCACCGCGGCGGCTCCCCATCGGCTGGTCGAAGAGCGCCGCGTATCCCTTGTGGCAGCCGACACAGCCCGCGGCGCGGCTCTCCCTGGAGCCGGGGTTGGCCAGGGTCCTGGTTTCGTCCAGATGGCAGGAGAGGCAGGGAAGCCCCCGGTGCACCCCCTTGACCACCTTCTTATGGCAGACGGTGCAGTTCTCCTTGCCGAAAGCGACTGTCGCGCTAAGGAGCAGGGATAAGGCGACGATGCAGCGCATCATTGAGCGCACGATGGTCCAGCTCCTTTCGATAGATGGGGTCGGCGGCCTTGTCGTGGCAGACCAGGCAGAGGTTCACCGCCAGGGCGCGCCGCACCTCGACGCCGTTCAGGGGACGGGAATGCTCCCGGGTTATGGCCGAATAGGCCCGCACCTTACCCTCCTGCAGGGTCAAAAAGCCGTCCAGCGGCTTGTCCGCCGACTGCTCGCAGATCATGGTCCCCTCGATGTTCCTGCCGGCAACCACGTGCTGCCCGAATCCGAGGAAGGCGGGGTTGCCGTGGCACTCGCCGCAGCCGATCGCCTTCTTGCCGGTGTTGTGCGAGTAGAAGGGGGCGAAGCGAAGCTGCTGTTTCCCCTTGAAGCGCGCCACGTATTCGTTTTTGGAGAGGCTGCTGTCCGGCTCCACCACGCTCACGAAGGTCTGGCACCCCGGGGTGACCGTGGAGATCCTGCCGCGCTGGTTCAGGGCCAGCGGGAAGGGGTAGAGCATCCGGTAATCTTCCTTCTCGCTGAAGCGACCCGGCGTCGGCATCCCCTTCACATAGTCCATGGCGGAGCGGGTCTTGTCGTAGCTGGTGTGACAGCCGTAGCACTGGACCACGGTGCGGCTGTGGCAGGAGTAGCATTCCATCCGGCCGTGCCCCACCACGGTATGCTCCGGGCTTCCCGTGATCACCCGGCTTTTGAAGAGCCTGCCGCTGCGCTTGCCCAGCACCCACACCGCGCCGTCGCGATAGAAGACGTTGGAGTAGGCGCGCCCCTTGGCGGTGAGGATCATCTTCATCCCCTGCCGCATCTGCATCCGGTACCCCTGGGACTCCCGCAGCGCCTCGTCGCTTTCGCCGGAGATCTCCCGGTAACGCGGTGGCCTCGCCCCGCCGTGGCAGTCCTCGCAGGCGATCTCGGTCTGCAGGTACATGTTCTTGTAGGAGTAGCCGTCACCCATCAGGTCGCGCGAGGTGTGGCAGTCGATGCAGTCCATCCCGGCGGCGAAGTGAACGTCGGGGGCGATGTGGGTCAGGTTCCTGTTGCCGCCGGCCACGACCGGTCCCGGCTGCCCGAAGCGGGTCGGCACCAGCGAGTTGTTGCCGTCGTTCAGCCCCTGGTACGAGTAGGCGATGCGCCCGCTGCGGTTGTGGCAACGGGAACAGACCTCGTTGCCGGGGAGCCGCTCCATGGCGTGGCTGGCCGCGTAGGGTCCCCTTCCCAGAACGGTGGCGTCCCCGCCCCGGTACAGCGCGCGATCGTTGTAGGGAAAGTGGCAGGCGGCGCACCCCGAGGCGTGGCTGGCCCCGTAGACCTCACCACTCTCCCGGGCCACGTGACACTGAGCGCAGAACTTGCGGTACAGCTCGCCGGAGAGGTGGTCAAGCTCCGCCACCGGCTGGAGCCGCAGCGGCTTACCGGCGGGATCGGAGACCTCGCCGCCACGGCTGGCGTAGTCCCCATCCTCGGGCCCTTCCCAGGTGAGCCGGATGTTGCGGATCATGCCCGTCGTCGTGTACATAAGGTTCGACCTCACCCGGTCCAGTTGGTACAGGTGACACGCACCGCAGCTCTTGTCCCAGTGCTCGGGCGCCGAGGGGTTGCCCTTGCCGAGCATGCCGCGGTGCGCCGCCTCTTTCTCCCGGGCCTTGCCGTCGCCGCCGTGACAGGCGACGCAGTCGCGGTGGGTGGCCGAGGCGTGTTCGATGCCGGCGTGGCAGGAGAGGCAGTTTTCGGGCGGTGCTCCCTTACCGATACACCCGGCAGCGAAAAGGGCAGCCAGCAGAGTTGCTTGGCGGGTAACCCTGGACCAGCCGGATGGCTGCCGCGCTACGGTCCCCGCCCCCGGAGGGGGAGGGCCAGGGAGGGGGAAATTGATCCCGCACGCATCCTGTGTCCCCCCTCCCGACCTCCCCCCTCCGGGGGGAGGAGCTGGGTATGTTTCTCGGTCTGTAACCTTCATATCGCCCGCTGTATCTGCACTGAACTCCCGCGCATTATAGTCAAATTAGAATCATTCTCCAAAACCTTTCATGAGCAATGAACAAAAAAAGCCGGCATCGCGGTGGATGCCGGCCATAACA
It encodes the following:
- the extM gene encoding selenite/tellurite reduction operon c-type cytochrome ExtM, with amino-acid sequence MKVTDRETYPAPPPGGGRSGGGTQDACGINFPLPGPPPPGAGTVARQPSGWSRVTRQATLLAALFAAGCIGKGAPPENCLSCHAGIEHASATHRDCVACHGGDGKAREKEAAHRGMLGKGNPSAPEHWDKSCGACHLYQLDRVRSNLMYTTTGMIRNIRLTWEGPEDGDYASRGGEVSDPAGKPLRLQPVAELDHLSGELYRKFCAQCHVARESGEVYGASHASGCAACHFPYNDRALYRGGDATVLGRGPYAASHAMERLPGNEVCSRCHNRSGRIAYSYQGLNDGNNSLVPTRFGQPGPVVAGGNRNLTHIAPDVHFAAGMDCIDCHTSRDLMGDGYSYKNMYLQTEIACEDCHGGARPPRYREISGESDEALRESQGYRMQMRQGMKMILTAKGRAYSNVFYRDGAVWVLGKRSGRLFKSRVITGSPEHTVVGHGRMECYSCHSRTVVQCYGCHTSYDKTRSAMDYVKGMPTPGRFSEKEDYRMLYPFPLALNQRGRISTVTPGCQTFVSVVEPDSSLSKNEYVARFKGKQQLRFAPFYSHNTGKKAIGCGECHGNPAFLGFGQHVVAGRNIEGTMICEQSADKPLDGFLTLQEGKVRAYSAITREHSRPLNGVEVRRALAVNLCLVCHDKAADPIYRKELDHRALNDALHRRLIPAP
- the extO gene encoding selenite/tellurite reduction operon b-type cytochrome iron-sulfur cluster-binding subunit ExtO — its product is MRSMMRCIVALSLLLSATVAFGKENCTVCHKKVVKGVHRGLPCLSCHLDETRTLANPGSRESRAAGCVGCHKGYAALFDQPMGSRRGELDFVAVSYGRVDARFFGKNCGACHLKGCTDCHAGKGHEIAKPRDRDCFVCHKGYFVGTDYYGMAPREDSMRYQRGEVAYGEAYLKMTPDLHAEAGLACGDCHSMASLAAGRKAAKGCRDCHEPKQSVPEHRIAAHLEKMECWACHSAWAAQEYGTFFLRFTNSPSQERYGLRRDQVAEEYLKSAYLRQQDAPPLGLNRRGKVSPIRPEFIAYFTDVRNDRAVWDENRLLAARWKAFFPHTVRRGTVMCEGCHDNPRRFLLERREDRIYQLQAEGMTLPSFWDAAGQQMGNGSFYPERRYLELSRKSTAYRRAYLEKWQNLVNHVEASSVP